In Phyllobacterium zundukense, one DNA window encodes the following:
- a CDS encoding NADP-dependent isocitrate dehydrogenase, with protein sequence MAKIKVANPVVELDGDEMTRIIWQYIKEKLIHPYLDIDLKYYDLGIEHRDATNDQVTIDAANAIKQYGVGVKCATITPDEQRVEEFGLKKMWKSPNGTIRNILGGVIFREPIIAKNVPRLVPGWTQPIIVGRHAFGDQYRATDFKFPGKGKLSIKFVGEDGATIEHEVYDAPGAGVAMAMYNLDESIRDFAHASFNYAYNRGVPCYLSTKNTILKAYDGRFKDIFQEVFDAEFKDKFAAKKITYEHRLIDDMVASALKWSGGYVWACKNYDGDVQSDIVAQGFGSLGLMTSVLMTPDGQTVEAEAAHGTVTRHYRQHQKGEETSTNSIASIFAWTRGLAHRAKLDGNAELERFSHTLEKVCVDTVEAGYMTKDLALLIGPDQPWLSTTGFLDKINENLSKAMAA encoded by the coding sequence ATGGCAAAGATCAAGGTTGCAAATCCGGTCGTCGAGCTCGATGGCGACGAGATGACTCGCATCATCTGGCAGTATATCAAGGAAAAGCTGATCCATCCTTACCTCGACATCGACCTGAAATATTACGATCTTGGCATCGAACATCGCGACGCCACCAATGACCAGGTGACGATCGATGCGGCCAATGCGATCAAGCAGTACGGCGTCGGCGTCAAATGCGCCACGATCACCCCGGACGAACAGCGCGTTGAGGAATTCGGCCTGAAGAAGATGTGGAAGTCGCCCAACGGCACCATCCGCAACATTCTCGGCGGCGTTATTTTCCGCGAACCGATCATCGCCAAGAACGTTCCCCGTCTGGTTCCGGGCTGGACCCAGCCGATCATCGTCGGCCGTCACGCTTTCGGCGACCAGTACCGCGCCACCGATTTCAAGTTCCCCGGCAAGGGCAAGCTATCGATCAAGTTCGTCGGCGAGGACGGCGCCACTATCGAACACGAAGTCTACGACGCACCGGGCGCCGGCGTTGCCATGGCCATGTACAATCTGGATGAATCCATCCGCGATTTTGCCCATGCTTCGTTCAACTACGCTTACAATCGCGGCGTTCCCTGCTACCTCTCGACCAAGAACACCATCCTCAAGGCCTATGACGGCCGCTTCAAGGATATCTTCCAGGAAGTGTTCGATGCGGAATTCAAGGACAAGTTCGCGGCAAAGAAGATCACCTATGAGCATCGCCTGATCGACGACATGGTTGCTTCGGCGCTGAAGTGGTCGGGTGGCTATGTCTGGGCCTGCAAGAACTATGACGGCGACGTGCAGTCCGACATCGTGGCGCAGGGCTTTGGTTCGCTCGGCCTGATGACCTCGGTTCTGATGACGCCGGACGGCCAGACGGTGGAAGCCGAAGCGGCACACGGCACAGTGACCCGTCACTACCGCCAGCACCAGAAGGGCGAGGAGACCTCGACCAACTCCATCGCCTCGATCTTCGCCTGGACACGGGGCCTTGCCCACCGCGCCAAGCTCGACGGCAATGCGGAACTCGAGCGCTTCAGCCACACGCTTGAGAAGGTCTGTGTCGATACTGTCGAAGCCGGCTACATGACCAAGGATCTGGCGCTGCTCATCGGCCCCGACCAGCCCTGGCTGTCGACCACGGGTTTCCTCGACAAGATCAACGAAAACCTGTCGAAGGCCATGGCCGCCTGA
- a CDS encoding RNA methyltransferase, translating to MAGTDRQRTLIAEGPAIILVEPQLPENIGMVARAMANFGLAELRLVKPREEFPNDKARSAASRADHIIDAAQVFDDLPSAIKDLHFVYATTARERDAFKQVRGPVEAGQTLRQRFNSGEKTGILFGRERIGLNNDEVSLADELVTFPVNPAFSSLNIAQAVLLMSYEWMKSGLEKHTDTAFRGPELEPAPKEQLQGFFNHLENALQARGYFRPMARKEIMVNNLRGVLTRAGFSDSELKLLRGVLVSLDYFSPKTPRGSGAPEGRKREKVPAKKKAKQPESGDPSSDE from the coding sequence ATGGCCGGCACAGACAGACAGCGCACTCTTATTGCTGAAGGCCCAGCGATCATTCTGGTGGAACCGCAATTGCCGGAGAATATCGGCATGGTGGCCCGCGCCATGGCGAATTTCGGCCTGGCGGAACTGCGCCTGGTGAAACCGCGCGAGGAATTTCCCAATGACAAGGCACGCTCCGCCGCCAGCCGCGCCGATCACATCATCGATGCGGCGCAGGTTTTCGACGATCTGCCATCGGCCATCAAGGATCTTCATTTCGTCTATGCAACCACGGCGCGCGAGCGCGACGCGTTCAAGCAGGTACGTGGCCCGGTAGAAGCGGGACAAACCCTGCGCCAGCGCTTCAACAGCGGCGAGAAGACCGGAATTCTTTTCGGGCGGGAGCGCATCGGCCTCAATAATGACGAAGTCAGCCTCGCCGATGAGCTGGTGACATTTCCGGTCAATCCGGCATTCTCGTCGCTGAACATTGCACAGGCGGTCTTGCTCATGTCCTATGAGTGGATGAAATCAGGTCTGGAGAAACACACCGACACTGCCTTTCGCGGCCCGGAGCTCGAGCCGGCGCCGAAGGAGCAGTTGCAGGGCTTCTTCAACCATCTCGAAAATGCATTGCAGGCGCGCGGCTATTTCCGGCCGATGGCGCGCAAGGAAATCATGGTCAACAATCTGCGCGGCGTCCTCACAAGAGCAGGCTTTTCGGACTCCGAATTGAAGCTTCTGCGCGGCGTGCTCGTGTCGCTGGATTATTTCAGCCCGAAGACACCGCGAGGCTCAGGAGCGCCGGAAGGGCGCAAGCGCGAAAAAGTTCCTGCAAAGAAAAAAGCCAAGCAACCTGAAAGCGGGGATCCATCAAGCGATGAATGA
- the murI gene encoding glutamate racemase, producing MNDVTTDRPIIAFDSGIGGLTVLREARVLMPERRFVYIADDAGFPYGDWEESALRARIVDLFGGFIAEHDPAIAIIACNTASTLVLEDLRKAYPAVPFVGTVPAIKPAAERTSSGLVTVLATPGTVKRAYTRDLIQSFATKCHVRLVGSQNLARLAEAHIRGDPINDDAIRAEIAPCFYEKDGQRTDIVVLACTHYPFLANVFRRLAPWPVDWLDPAEAIARRALSLIKPNGSGAEPEHGDDIAIFTSGNPDFSTRRLMQGFGLDTSVIA from the coding sequence ATGAATGATGTGACAACGGACCGGCCAATCATTGCCTTCGACAGCGGGATTGGCGGCCTGACGGTGCTGCGCGAGGCGCGCGTGCTGATGCCGGAGCGGCGTTTTGTTTATATCGCTGACGATGCGGGGTTTCCCTATGGCGATTGGGAGGAGAGCGCCTTGCGAGCGCGCATCGTCGACCTCTTCGGCGGCTTCATCGCCGAGCACGATCCGGCAATCGCGATCATCGCTTGCAATACAGCCTCTACTCTGGTGCTCGAAGACCTGCGCAAGGCCTATCCTGCCGTGCCTTTCGTCGGCACAGTTCCGGCGATCAAGCCGGCGGCGGAGCGCACATCGTCTGGTCTCGTCACAGTCCTCGCCACCCCCGGCACGGTGAAGCGCGCCTATACGCGCGATCTCATCCAGTCCTTTGCCACCAAATGCCATGTGCGCCTTGTCGGCAGCCAGAATCTCGCGCGCCTCGCTGAGGCGCATATTCGCGGCGATCCCATTAATGACGATGCCATCCGCGCTGAAATCGCGCCGTGCTTCTATGAAAAGGATGGCCAGCGCACCGACATCGTCGTACTGGCCTGTACGCATTATCCCTTCCTCGCCAATGTCTTCCGCCGCCTTGCGCCCTGGCCGGTGGACTGGCTCGATCCGGCTGAGGCTATCGCCCGCCGGGCGCTATCCCTGATCAAACCGAACGGCAGCGGCGCCGAGCCTGAACATGGCGACGACATCGCCATCTTCACCTCGGGCAATCCAGATTTCTCCACACGGCGACTGATGCAGGGTTTCGGGCTGGATACGAGTGTGATTGCCTGA